A portion of the Mesobacillus sp. AQ2 genome contains these proteins:
- a CDS encoding M20/M25/M40 family metallo-hydrolase, with protein MLDCQDEVLFYTKQLVNIGSIVNTNGENEIAQALYTMISSFPYFIVNPTHVIKPQTQNDVLERYNVLAFVKGTKGSSNRTVILMGHLDTVGIDDFTQLAGLAFNPDELLVELKKEKLPTHVKEQAESGDWMFGRGVLDMKSGVASNLYLLKYYSEHPDELEGNLVFLAECDEEDSSYGILSAVKDLNAWKEEHDFEYIALINSDFVSPRFPGDRNRYIYKGTVGKLLPSFFITGAETHVGSAFEGLDPNLIAAELTRQIDYNPELCNEAFGETTMPPVSLKQTDLKPNYTVQTALAAYVYYNFFIHSWTPKDVLEKLKEQASIAFANGLELYEERYKHFCKMSGEPCRELQWQPRVMTFEEMENELIKMHGSEYTAHMVEFKENLLLDATLDLRMYAARVVEEAWKWMPDQSPAIIVFYSSLYSPRIEVNGKTEDERNLIEALDAAVKIVQPEYDESIVVRNFFPYISDMSFVALSDDDEALDAASRNNPSWGTKFFVDYQEIRELNVPVVNIGPYGLDAHKRYERMEIDYSVRIVPNLTNEVIKNLLAK; from the coding sequence ATGCTTGATTGCCAGGATGAGGTTTTATTTTATACAAAACAGCTTGTGAACATCGGGAGCATTGTCAATACAAATGGAGAGAACGAAATTGCCCAGGCACTTTATACGATGATTTCATCGTTTCCTTATTTTATAGTGAATCCAACCCACGTCATCAAACCGCAAACTCAGAATGATGTGCTTGAACGGTATAATGTACTGGCTTTTGTAAAAGGAACAAAGGGCAGCAGCAATCGGACCGTCATTCTGATGGGACATCTGGATACGGTCGGGATTGATGATTTCACACAGCTTGCCGGCCTTGCGTTCAATCCTGATGAACTTCTTGTAGAGCTTAAAAAAGAAAAATTGCCTACTCATGTCAAGGAGCAAGCAGAATCAGGCGATTGGATGTTTGGCCGCGGGGTGCTGGATATGAAAAGCGGGGTTGCCTCCAATCTTTATCTGTTGAAGTATTATTCAGAGCATCCGGATGAACTCGAGGGAAATCTTGTCTTCTTGGCAGAATGTGATGAGGAAGACAGTTCATACGGCATCCTTTCAGCAGTAAAAGACTTGAACGCCTGGAAGGAAGAGCATGACTTTGAGTATATTGCCCTGATTAACAGTGATTTCGTTTCACCAAGGTTTCCCGGTGACAGGAATCGCTATATTTATAAGGGAACGGTCGGGAAGCTTTTGCCTTCATTTTTTATAACGGGGGCCGAAACCCATGTTGGGTCAGCGTTCGAAGGCCTGGATCCAAATCTGATCGCTGCTGAATTGACCAGGCAAATCGACTATAATCCTGAACTCTGCAATGAGGCTTTCGGGGAAACAACCATGCCGCCAGTCTCATTGAAGCAGACGGACCTTAAGCCCAACTACACCGTGCAAACGGCGCTGGCCGCTTATGTATATTACAATTTTTTCATTCATTCCTGGACACCAAAGGATGTTCTTGAAAAATTGAAGGAACAGGCCAGCATTGCTTTTGCAAATGGCTTAGAGCTGTACGAGGAACGCTACAAGCATTTCTGTAAAATGAGCGGCGAGCCTTGCAGGGAACTACAATGGCAGCCGCGGGTGATGACATTTGAAGAGATGGAAAATGAACTGATCAAGATGCATGGTTCTGAATACACAGCCCATATGGTGGAGTTCAAGGAAAACCTGCTACTGGATGCGACACTTGACCTGAGGATGTACGCTGCAAGAGTTGTTGAGGAAGCATGGAAGTGGATGCCAGATCAGAGTCCGGCAATCATCGTCTTCTACTCCTCGCTTTATTCGCCAAGAATTGAAGTCAATGGTAAGACCGAGGATGAACGAAATTTGATTGAAGCCCTGGATGCGGCTGTTAAGATTGTTCAGCCTGAATATGACGAATCCATCGTTGTCCGCAATTTCTTTCCTTATATATCCGATATGAGCTTTGTCGCCTTGAGTGATGATGACGAAGCATTGGATGCTGCATCCCGCAATAACCCAAGCTGGGGAACGAAATTTTTTGTGGACTACCAGGAAATTCGTGAACTGAATGTCCCAGTCGTTAACATCGG
- a CDS encoding S8 family serine peptidase, which produces MKKFSVIALALMLFSLVLSPSFSSPKASLLTAELDPKVERLLANPLSNEEVELIITYKDMPVLSDIKLLKLLGFQVNPFSELPIVAVKGKIGLVNELLLTATNILSIYANDDLQYFLRDSRALIGTEAVWNDLGFTGKGVTVAVIDSGIDATHPDLQYGEKVVQNVKFVVGDLFGNQPLYLENQLNTDTTSGHGTHVAGTIAGSGTSSDGLYKGIAPDAKLVGLGVGEAINILWSLEAFDYAIKNQEKYGIDIISNSWGSTGEYSPDHPINVASKKAHDAGMTVVFAAGNEGPEDNTLNPYSAAPWVISVAAGTKDKQLADFSSRGVAGDEFLHPDITAPGVDIVATRSSTGLVMNLLGTVTDVSYIEATHLPFYTTSSGTSMAAPHISGVVALMKEANPALGPDQALELMVQTADPMPDYQPHEAGAGYVNAYEAVQAALIK; this is translated from the coding sequence ATGAAGAAGTTTAGTGTCATTGCACTCGCACTCATGTTATTCAGTTTGGTTTTATCCCCCTCATTCTCCAGCCCAAAGGCATCCTTGCTTACAGCAGAACTGGACCCAAAGGTCGAACGCCTGCTGGCCAATCCTTTGAGCAATGAAGAAGTTGAACTCATCATTACTTATAAAGACATGCCAGTACTCTCGGATATCAAGCTTTTGAAATTATTAGGTTTCCAAGTGAATCCCTTCAGCGAACTTCCGATTGTAGCGGTTAAAGGGAAGATTGGTCTTGTCAATGAATTGCTCCTTACAGCAACCAATATTCTCTCAATTTATGCGAATGATGATCTGCAATATTTCCTTCGAGACAGCAGGGCACTCATCGGCACAGAAGCTGTTTGGAATGACCTTGGTTTTACTGGAAAAGGAGTTACTGTAGCGGTAATCGACAGTGGCATTGATGCTACCCATCCAGATTTGCAGTATGGTGAAAAGGTCGTCCAGAATGTAAAATTCGTTGTCGGAGACCTTTTTGGCAATCAGCCTCTTTACCTTGAGAACCAGCTGAACACAGACACCACCTCTGGCCATGGCACCCATGTTGCTGGAACGATTGCGGGAAGCGGGACCTCTAGCGACGGCCTGTATAAAGGAATTGCACCCGATGCAAAATTAGTCGGTCTTGGTGTTGGCGAAGCCATCAACATCCTTTGGTCACTGGAGGCTTTTGATTATGCCATCAAGAATCAAGAAAAGTACGGAATCGACATCATCAGCAACAGCTGGGGCTCAACCGGGGAATACTCTCCTGACCATCCGATCAATGTCGCTTCCAAAAAAGCGCATGACGCAGGTATGACCGTTGTGTTTGCCGCTGGGAATGAAGGTCCAGAAGATAATACGCTAAACCCATACTCTGCGGCTCCCTGGGTCATCAGTGTGGCGGCTGGAACAAAGGATAAACAACTAGCCGACTTCTCATCACGCGGTGTTGCAGGAGATGAATTCCTGCATCCTGATATCACGGCTCCAGGTGTAGATATCGTGGCAACCCGTTCTTCCACTGGACTTGTCATGAATCTATTAGGTACCGTAACCGATGTTTCATATATTGAAGCGACTCACCTGCCTTTCTATACAACTTCAAGCGGCACAAGCATGGCCGCACCCCACATATCGGGTGTCGTTGCCTTGATGAAGGAAGCAAACCCTGCTCTCGGCCCGGATCAGGCACTTGAACTGATGGTCCAAACAGCTGACCCGATGCCTGATTACCAGCCGCATGAAGCTGGCGCAGGCTATGTGAACGCTTATGAAGCAGTCCAGGCAGCTCTCATCAAGTAA
- a CDS encoding OsmC family protein — MPKEIFKATASLQEGVKVDVQARGFHITIDEPENLGGTNQGMNPVEMLLGALGACQSIVARVYSHKFGVELEDFRVELEGDLDTDGFMNKSDVRRGYSDIRYTYFIKSPSPEENISALADFIAKTCPVDDTIANPVNVSRTNIVIEKPVKQAF, encoded by the coding sequence ATGCCAAAAGAAATTTTTAAAGCCACAGCGTCACTGCAGGAAGGGGTAAAGGTTGATGTCCAGGCCAGGGGCTTTCACATCACGATCGATGAGCCTGAAAATTTAGGCGGTACCAACCAGGGGATGAATCCGGTTGAAATGCTACTTGGTGCATTGGGGGCATGTCAATCAATCGTAGCGCGTGTATACAGCCACAAGTTCGGGGTGGAACTCGAGGACTTCCGCGTTGAATTGGAAGGTGATCTTGATACTGATGGTTTCATGAATAAATCCGATGTACGCCGCGGTTATTCGGATATTCGCTATACCTACTTTATAAAATCACCATCCCCAGAAGAAAACATCAGCGCGCTTGCAGATTTCATTGCTAAAACCTGCCCTGTAGATGATACGATTGCCAATCCAGTGAATGTATCAAGAACAAATATTGTCATTGAAAAACCGGTGAAACAAGCATTTTAA
- a CDS encoding DUF421 domain-containing protein, with protein MDFTFIWKTTFLILSGILLLRVAGRKSISQMTLAQTVVMISLGTIIVQPIVEKSMWKAIAGAAIFVAAIIIIEYLELKFNSFEKFITGKSKIIIQNGQLNTKMMKKMRLTVDQLEMRLRNKGIAKMKDVKFATIEPNGQLGYELTDDAKPLTVGEFRKILNDYLPAMVMKMEANQEPAKADIFQELNESHSKDNPKYLQ; from the coding sequence ATGGATTTCACTTTTATTTGGAAAACGACTTTTTTGATCCTTTCAGGCATTTTATTGTTAAGAGTTGCGGGCAGGAAGTCGATCTCGCAAATGACACTGGCACAAACAGTAGTGATGATCTCGCTTGGGACCATCATCGTCCAGCCTATAGTAGAGAAAAGCATGTGGAAGGCAATCGCGGGGGCAGCTATTTTTGTTGCGGCTATTATCATTATTGAATATTTGGAGCTTAAGTTTAATTCTTTTGAAAAATTCATCACCGGAAAATCGAAGATCATTATCCAGAATGGCCAGTTAAATACGAAAATGATGAAAAAAATGCGACTCACGGTCGACCAGCTGGAGATGAGATTGAGGAATAAAGGGATTGCCAAAATGAAAGATGTGAAATTCGCAACGATTGAACCGAACGGCCAACTTGGATATGAACTCACGGATGATGCGAAGCCATTGACAGTTGGTGAGTTCAGGAAAATCCTGAATGATTACCTTCCAGCAATGGTTATGAAGATGGAAGCCAACCAGGAACCTGCAAAGGCGGATATTTTTCAAGAATTGAATGAATCGCATAGCAAGGACAATCCAAAATATCTTCAGTAA
- a CDS encoding MFS transporter, whose product MVGNLFVFMSFQMLIPTLPPYIKSIGANGTEIGLVTALFSIGAVLSRPFIGFMLEYKHRRPLVLIGAVMLLLITFLYPLSQVVIIFLAVRLLHGLAWGWSTTVNGTAAVDVIPNSRLGEGMGYYGLSITIGMIIAPSLGIFLFQVTSFENLIYISGALGVIALVLLGTVHYQTPEQVLNTNKEDLKFSYLGSLVEKSGWFPAMLTLLINLGYGTIVTFIVIFGEERGIDQIFLFYLCNAILASLSRPVAGKWFDQKGPVGLVILTISITFAGMWVLSFAHSNMMIAFAGVLFGIGFGSLIPTLQSWTLSMTPPNRRGVANGMFFSSIDLGIGLSGLFFGVLAQYVDLGTLFQISSGFVVFALILTIIKGKPKKEVCQPKEAVS is encoded by the coding sequence ATGGTCGGAAACCTGTTTGTATTCATGTCCTTCCAGATGCTCATACCGACATTGCCGCCTTATATAAAATCGATTGGTGCGAATGGAACGGAAATCGGTCTGGTTACCGCCTTATTTTCAATTGGGGCCGTGCTGAGCAGGCCGTTCATTGGATTCATGCTTGAATATAAACACAGAAGGCCGCTCGTTTTGATCGGAGCTGTCATGCTGTTGCTCATTACATTCCTATATCCACTGTCACAGGTGGTGATCATTTTCCTGGCTGTCCGGCTGCTGCATGGATTAGCCTGGGGATGGTCTACGACTGTCAACGGCACGGCAGCGGTAGATGTGATTCCGAACTCCAGGCTTGGAGAAGGGATGGGATATTACGGCCTATCCATCACGATCGGGATGATCATTGCGCCGAGCCTTGGGATATTCTTATTTCAAGTAACGTCATTTGAAAATCTGATTTACATTTCTGGTGCACTTGGTGTCATTGCCCTTGTGCTGCTCGGAACCGTTCATTATCAAACACCTGAACAGGTTCTGAACACGAACAAGGAAGATTTAAAATTCTCTTATCTTGGTTCGCTTGTTGAAAAGTCAGGCTGGTTCCCAGCGATGCTGACATTGCTGATCAACCTCGGATATGGAACGATTGTTACCTTCATCGTTATATTTGGCGAGGAACGCGGGATTGATCAAATCTTCTTATTCTATCTGTGCAATGCGATTCTTGCTTCATTATCACGTCCGGTAGCCGGAAAATGGTTTGACCAAAAAGGACCTGTCGGGCTTGTTATTTTAACGATCAGTATTACGTTTGCTGGCATGTGGGTACTTTCATTTGCTCACTCCAATATGATGATTGCTTTTGCCGGCGTATTGTTTGGGATTGGATTCGGTTCATTGATCCCAACCCTGCAATCATGGACGTTATCGATGACACCGCCAAACCGTCGTGGAGTGGCCAATGGGATGTTCTTTTCATCCATTGACCTTGGGATTGGTTTAAGCGGACTGTTTTTCGGGGTTCTGGCGCAATATGTTGATCTGGGAACCTTGTTCCAGATTTCAAGTGGTTTTGTGGTATTCGCCCTGATTCTGACGATTATCAAAGGCAAACCTAAAAAGGAAGTTTGCCAGCCGAAGGAAGCTGTTTCCTGA
- a CDS encoding threonine/serine exporter family protein, giving the protein MDNQDQTFEVMRACLLAGKIMLRSGAETYRVEDTMSRMASALGIDKTHSYVTPTGIIFSVEGVGPERTKLVRISDRTTDLRKVAMVNAVSRKISSGEVGLAEACRLLEEIEEANLAYSFTIQIIAAAIASGCFTIMFLGSWLDFLPSMAAGGIGFFLVVYFHRIVPVKFFAEFLSSFFIGMIAFFFVKFGLGQELDKIIIGSVMPLVPGLLITNAVRDLMAGHLVSGLSKGAEALLTAFAIGSGIAAILSFL; this is encoded by the coding sequence ATGGATAATCAGGATCAAACATTTGAAGTGATGCGGGCCTGTTTGCTGGCCGGGAAAATCATGCTCCGAAGCGGCGCGGAAACGTATCGCGTCGAGGACACGATGTCGAGGATGGCTTCAGCGCTCGGCATCGACAAGACCCATAGTTATGTGACGCCGACCGGGATCATTTTTTCTGTGGAAGGTGTCGGCCCGGAGAGGACGAAGCTTGTCAGGATTTCAGACAGGACCACGGATTTAAGGAAAGTGGCCATGGTCAACGCTGTTTCACGAAAAATCAGCAGCGGCGAGGTAGGGCTTGCTGAAGCGTGCAGGCTTCTTGAGGAGATTGAGGAGGCGAATCTAGCCTACTCGTTTACGATTCAAATCATCGCAGCTGCCATTGCAAGCGGCTGTTTCACTATCATGTTCCTCGGCAGCTGGCTCGACTTCCTGCCATCTATGGCCGCAGGAGGAATCGGCTTTTTCCTGGTCGTTTATTTTCACAGGATTGTTCCGGTAAAATTCTTTGCTGAATTCCTGTCGTCTTTCTTTATCGGGATGATCGCCTTTTTCTTTGTGAAATTCGGACTCGGCCAGGAGCTGGATAAGATCATCATTGGTTCAGTGATGCCTCTTGTGCCTGGCCTGCTAATTACGAACGCAGTCAGGGACCTGATGGCTGGCCATTTGGTTTCTGGATTGTCAAAAGGAGCAGAAGCGCTGTTGACGGCATTTGCGATCGGCTCAGGCATAGCAGCAATTTTATCTTTCTTGTAG
- a CDS encoding threonine/serine exporter family protein — translation MVYIEQLITSFIASAAFGIIFNAPRESLVKCGISGMVGWIVYFALDTNGFGTIFATLMASFLIAVVSQMFAKAYRMPIIIFSVAGIIPLVPGGLAYDAMRHFVENDYGIALSLAAKASMISGAIAVGLVFSEVINQVIRRSNLGPVK, via the coding sequence ATGGTTTATATAGAGCAGCTAATTACGAGTTTTATTGCCTCGGCAGCGTTTGGAATCATTTTTAACGCACCAAGGGAATCCCTGGTCAAGTGCGGAATTTCCGGGATGGTCGGTTGGATTGTTTATTTTGCATTGGATACAAATGGATTCGGCACCATTTTTGCGACATTGATGGCCTCATTTTTAATTGCAGTTGTCAGCCAGATGTTCGCGAAGGCATATCGGATGCCAATTATCATATTTAGCGTCGCCGGGATTATTCCGCTTGTTCCGGGCGGGCTGGCGTATGATGCGATGAGGCATTTTGTGGAGAATGATTATGGCATTGCCCTTTCTTTGGCTGCGAAGGCGTCGATGATATCCGGAGCGATTGCGGTTGGCCTTGTTTTTTCTGAAGTGATTAACCAGGTGATCAGAAGGTCAAACCTGGGGCCGGTAAAATAG
- a CDS encoding histidine phosphatase family protein, with the protein MEILLIRHGESEGDILQVHEGRADLLLTDHGRRQAKEMAVVVKEKYMPEVIWSSTLKRARETAEILSGETGIAVIEDDGLREFNNGVLAGLPFAEAKLRYPEPEGGRKPHVPIEEGESELQFRFRAQTVFSKILAESEGKKRIAIVSHGGMISNLLRAFLNLPVSSDIYFPTGDTGIHLLKVNENGKKAVLFLNDCGHLAKVDSQELAAQN; encoded by the coding sequence ATGGAAATTCTATTGATCAGGCATGGCGAATCGGAAGGAGATATTCTGCAGGTCCATGAAGGGCGGGCAGATCTGTTGCTGACGGACCATGGCCGCAGACAGGCTAAGGAAATGGCTGTTGTTGTAAAGGAAAAATATATGCCGGAAGTAATCTGGTCGAGCACATTGAAACGTGCAAGGGAAACAGCAGAAATCCTAAGCGGGGAAACCGGTATTGCTGTGATTGAGGATGATGGATTAAGAGAATTCAATAATGGAGTTCTGGCCGGTCTGCCATTTGCTGAGGCCAAGCTTCGCTATCCAGAACCAGAGGGCGGAAGAAAGCCGCATGTTCCGATCGAGGAAGGGGAATCTGAGCTTCAATTCCGCTTTCGGGCCCAGACGGTATTTTCAAAGATTCTTGCTGAGAGCGAAGGCAAGAAGCGAATCGCAATTGTCTCGCATGGCGGTATGATCTCCAATCTCCTGAGAGCATTTTTAAACTTGCCTGTATCCAGTGATATCTATTTCCCGACAGGAGACACAGGAATCCATTTGCTGAAGGTGAATGAAAACGGGAAAAAAGCAGTGCTGTTCCTGAATGATTGTGGTCATCTGGCAAAAGTAGATTCACAGGAGCTTGCTGCACAAAATTAA
- a CDS encoding acryloyl-CoA reductase, with protein MDNFKAFMVNKNEQDFSAEVKTIQLEDLPEGDVLIKVAYSSVNFKDGLASIPNGKIVRSYPFIPGIDLAGTVVRSDDSRFNEGDEVIATSYEIGVSHYGGYSEYARIPGDWIVPLPEGLTLKEAMVFGTAGFTAALSVHRLEENGLTPEKGKVLVTGASGGVGSVAVAMLAKRGYHVVASTGKESEHEYLRKIGATDIISREELVGEKIKPLDKQLWAAAVDPVGGKTLSAILSKLEYNGSVAVSGLTGGTDVPATVFPFILRGINLLGIDSVYCPMETRKLLWQRMATDLKPEGLLETIKNEVSLEELPGVLTSILKGENRGRTIVKM; from the coding sequence ATGGACAATTTCAAAGCTTTTATGGTGAACAAAAATGAACAAGATTTTTCTGCTGAAGTGAAGACGATCCAATTGGAGGATCTGCCTGAAGGAGATGTGCTGATCAAGGTGGCCTACTCCAGTGTCAACTTTAAGGACGGGCTTGCGAGCATCCCGAACGGCAAGATAGTCAGGTCCTATCCTTTCATCCCTGGAATCGACCTTGCCGGGACAGTTGTTCGTTCTGACGACAGCCGCTTCAATGAAGGAGATGAAGTGATTGCGACCAGCTATGAGATAGGGGTTTCCCACTATGGCGGATACAGCGAGTATGCGAGGATTCCGGGGGACTGGATTGTCCCATTGCCTGAAGGTCTTACTTTAAAAGAAGCAATGGTTTTCGGAACAGCCGGATTTACGGCAGCCTTGTCTGTCCACCGACTGGAAGAAAACGGCCTGACTCCGGAAAAAGGCAAGGTGCTTGTGACAGGAGCAAGTGGAGGTGTCGGAAGCGTCGCTGTGGCGATGCTTGCCAAGCGAGGCTATCATGTTGTAGCGAGCACAGGAAAAGAATCAGAACATGAATACCTTCGAAAAATTGGTGCCACAGACATCATCAGCCGTGAAGAGTTAGTCGGGGAAAAGATAAAGCCTCTTGATAAGCAGCTATGGGCAGCTGCCGTCGATCCGGTTGGAGGCAAGACATTATCAGCCATCCTCAGCAAGCTTGAATACAACGGTTCAGTTGCAGTCAGCGGGCTGACTGGCGGAACAGATGTCCCAGCAACGGTGTTCCCGTTCATCCTAAGGGGAATCAATCTCCTTGGCATCGATTCCGTTTACTGCCCAATGGAAACGAGAAAGCTTCTATGGCAGCGGATGGCAACAGATTTGAAGCCCGAGGGACTGCTGGAAACCATTAAGAATGAAGTGTCATTAGAAGAATTGCCTGGCGTCCTTACCAGCATCTTAAAAGGCGAAAACCGCGGCCGAACGATTGTGAAGATGTAA
- a CDS encoding MFS transporter, translating to MYKFEKSFYSKTSMYSFVAVMILFFSMWYSTSKFVHIDMALLGYAISSAVFAIGLSIRMSFWMWRKATNRVAKRSVENLFNKERMKRNSKALVKTLIDNIILQKFIFQRGLYRGIQHLMISWGCIISFGITFGLTFGWMRFDLIDSETYQIIVFDMPTITMAAHGLFAEIVYNGLNIGAIMVLIGAAMALYRRVTNYDVKVTQRFEFDILPLIILLSVTVTGLILTVLYTFLDGWMHHYMSLVHQVTVIIMLMYFPFGKLFHVPIRPLATAVPMSYQEVIKVDTKSCKSCGQPYSNDDQIADVQAILKSQNFDLQLADGSYLSDYCTGCRRRMRAMKQMNLEAPKGNPYGPVNTNNGIHISGFSKKRSEEFYGIDQDLKEEKIDEPVSR from the coding sequence TTGTACAAATTCGAAAAATCCTTTTACTCCAAAACAAGCATGTATTCCTTTGTCGCTGTGATGATATTATTCTTCTCAATGTGGTATTCGACCTCGAAGTTTGTCCATATTGACATGGCGCTTCTAGGATATGCAATTTCGTCAGCAGTATTTGCCATCGGGCTTTCAATCAGGATGAGCTTCTGGATGTGGCGGAAAGCGACGAACAGAGTAGCTAAGCGAAGTGTTGAGAACCTTTTTAATAAAGAAAGAATGAAACGTAATTCAAAAGCACTAGTCAAAACATTAATCGATAACATCATCTTGCAGAAATTCATTTTTCAGCGCGGATTATACCGCGGCATACAGCACTTGATGATTTCATGGGGCTGCATCATTTCATTCGGTATCACTTTCGGGTTGACGTTTGGATGGATGCGCTTCGACTTGATTGATTCGGAAACATACCAGATTATCGTCTTCGATATGCCAACCATTACAATGGCAGCCCACGGACTTTTCGCAGAAATCGTCTATAACGGATTGAATATTGGCGCAATCATGGTCTTGATTGGTGCAGCGATGGCGCTTTATCGAAGAGTCACCAACTACGATGTAAAAGTTACACAACGTTTCGAGTTCGACATTTTACCACTGATCATTCTGCTGTCAGTAACAGTAACGGGATTAATCCTGACAGTGCTTTACACATTCCTTGATGGCTGGATGCACCATTACATGTCGCTGGTCCACCAGGTTACAGTCATCATCATGCTGATGTACTTCCCATTCGGAAAACTGTTCCACGTGCCGATCAGGCCGCTGGCTACAGCAGTACCAATGAGTTATCAAGAGGTGATCAAAGTGGATACGAAATCATGTAAGAGCTGCGGACAGCCATACAGCAATGACGACCAGATCGCGGATGTCCAGGCCATTTTAAAAAGCCAGAATTTCGACCTCCAGTTAGCGGACGGATCATATCTATCAGATTATTGCACAGGCTGCCGCCGCAGGATGAGGGCAATGAAGCAAATGAATCTTGAAGCTCCAAAAGGCAATCCATACGGACCAGTTAACACCAATAACGGAATTCATATATCAGGCTTCAGCAAGAAGCGTTCTGAAGAGTTTTACGGAATCGACCAGGATTTGAAGGAGGAAAAAATCGATGAGCCAGTTTCTCGTTAA